A DNA window from Malus domestica chromosome 12, GDT2T_hap1 contains the following coding sequences:
- the LOC114820164 gene encoding uncharacterized protein At1g65710-like has protein sequence MGTCFSKKNTSCSPAPLPLPLSAPPATGYGYGYGVVDSSIKSKPISETEAGELKTKVKKQPGAKQEQIAQQEGDNQDQEPQVQVKKEVFVIKHRKSHDERGDRDCKKTPLPQNQIQPNSPRQPPSDAAVVFAAAAASPPQIAADTKTGACSVSADDVDKVGKRGRTLSCNKEELDAILIQCGRLSRSNSSGSANRTRKYSGSKRRFDFDASDVHANVNDICNGADADGEGDRVSEEKTHRHSLRSRPSSPSSQGRRRRTPSRERNQQQRSSSRERRTSLSPGKRSSSNANSGATATANANPRPGKMVSVPAAAINNGESATTIKRISVKRNVGSPRAQSPARAQSPAILNGRGPNDGQQQPSLSRSSSRKAEHSPYRRNPLAEIDPNSLAYPQANNNNRNKREIQAEEEIVVKEPTNFSNQKPTLEINCNRIVAQGINYITSNSTMDNKNKVLVEEAKGQPQGKPQTLTRSRSSRRSRDLDIDPETNNLLNPGQSLYTSLLLQDIQNFHQQNMPSAVSLPSCVSKACSIVEAVADLNSATKSTPTDQMNKKFASGYNASLAGKSIGCLADERKDPFVESEVVANDDLMEPSFHKYVTVRRGTGALEDMEDQESSGSNSFLSGSSHPQQHNWGFSSSSWEPNSADSTDCWTSRSNTKEEDHKTPLSIGMDEAARRRLDRHHCSGGIGRGSLAAIKTKGLPTLPGVAAAASM, from the exons ATGGGTACTTGTTTTAGCAAGAAGAACACCTCTTGTTCCCCTGCTCCGCTGCCTCTTCCTCTATCTGCTCCGCCTGCTACCGGTtatggttacggttatggggTGGTTGATTCAAGCATCAAGAGCAAGCCCATATCGGAAACTGAAGCAGGGGAGCTTAAAACGAAGGTGAAGAAGCAGCCAGGAgcaaaacaagaacaaattgCCCAACAAGAAGGAGACAATCAAGATCAAGAACCCCAAGTCCAAGTGAAGAAGGAGGTATTCGTCATCAAACACCGAAAGAGCCACGACGAAAGAGGGGACAGAGATTGCAAGAAAACCCCACTTCCCCAAAACCAAATCCAACCGAATTCGCCGCGACAACCGCCGTCTGATGCGGCGGTTGTTTTTGCTGCTGCAGCTGCTTCTCCTCCGCAGATTGCTGCTGACACCAAGACCGGTGCTTGCAGTGTATCCGCGGATGACGTTGACAAGGTTGGGAAGCGTGGGAGGACGTTGAGCTGCAACAAGGAGGAATTGGACGCCATTCTCATACAGTGTGGAAGGCTCAGCCGCAGCAATTCTTCCGGGTCTGCGAATAGAACCCGAAAGTACTCTGGTTCGAAGAGGAGATTTGATTTCGATGCGAGCGATGTTCATGCCAATGTCAATGATATATGTAATGGTGCTGATGCTGATGGTGAGGGTGATAGGGTTTCAGAAGAGAAAACTCACCGCCATTCTTTGAGGTCAaggccttcttctccttcttctcaagggaggaggaggaggacaccCAGCAGAGAAAGAAATCAGCAGCAGCGATCGAGCAGCAGGGAGAGACGAACTAGTCTTTCACCGGGCAAACGCTCATCTTCTAATGCTAATTCTGGTGCAACAGCAACTGCCAATGCGAATCCTAGGCCAGGAAAGATGGTTTCAGTCCCTGCAGCTGCCATTAACAATGGGGAATCTGCAACTACCATCAAGCGAATTTCAGTGAAGAGAAATGTTGGATCCCCCCGTGCTCAGTCCCCAGCTAGAGCTCAGTCTCCAGCTATATTGAATGGTAGAGGTCCCAATGACGGTCAGCAGCAGCCTTCTCTAAGCCGGAGCTCCTCAAGAAAAGCGGAGCACTCCCCCTACAGAAGGAACCCATTGGCTGAGATCGATCCTAACTCCCTTGCCTACCCACAAGCGAATAACAACAACCGAAACAAAAGAGAAATCCAGGCTGAAGAGGAGATTGTTGTCAAGGAACCCACCAATTTTTCAAATCAG AAACCGACTCTCGAAATCAACTGTAACAGAATTGTCGCCCAAGGTATCAACTACATAACCAGCAATAGTACAATGGACAACAAGAACAAGGTTCTAGTGGAGGAGGCCAAGGGACAACCACAAGGGAAACCCCAAACATTAACAAGAAGCAGGTCCTCTAGGCGATCCAGAGACCTAGACATTGATCCTGAAACCAACAACCTTTTGAATCCTGGGCAGTCTTTGTATACTTCACTATTGCTCCAAGACATACAGAATTTCCACCAGCAGAACATGCCGAGTGCAGTATCACTCCCTTCATGTGTATCTAAGGCCTGCTCCATTGTAGAAGCAGTTGCCGACCTCAACTCTGCTACGAAAAGCACTCCAACAGatcaaatgaacaaaaaatttgCTTCTGGCTATAATGCTTCACTTGCTGGGAAGAGCATAGGCTGTCTAGCAGATGAGCGAAAAGATCCTTTTGTGGAGTCTGAGGTAGTTGCCAATGATGATCTGATGGAGCCAAGCTTCCATAAGTATGTGACTGTGAGAAGGGGTACTGGTGCATTGGAAGATATGGAGGACCAAGAGTCTTCTGGCAGCAACAGCTTTCTCAGTGGTAGTTCTCACCCGCAACAACATAATTGgggcttctcttcttcttcgtgGGAACCCAATTCAGCTGACTCCACTGATTGCTGGACTTCAAGATCCAACACCAAAGAGGAGGATCACAAAACTCCACTGAGTATTGGTATGGATGAGGCTGCAAGAAGGAGATTGGATAGGCACCATTGCAGCGGTGGAATTGGGCGTGGAAGTCTCGCTGCCATCAAAACCAAAGGGCTTCCCACACTTCCAGGTGTTGCAGCTGCAGCATCAATGTAG